Proteins from a genomic interval of Pogoniulus pusillus isolate bPogPus1 chromosome 42, bPogPus1.pri, whole genome shotgun sequence:
- the DDHD2 gene encoding phospholipase DDHD2 produces the protein MATAEQPQPPRAGGEAAEPEPGGGYEPVVPHWFYCRAADGRERWVPFSSQDSERLEEAFGAGGAQAEVVVPTSGGRYDVRLQQRQRVAVYWEEEVSEVRRCTWFYKGDKDNKYIPYSETFSEELEEAYRIAVTLDEWKKKLESPSREIIILHNPKLMVHYQPVATSDDWGSTPTEQGRPRTVKRGVENIAADIPSGEPLQIDHLVFVVHGIGPACDIRFRSIVQCVNDFRNVSLSMLQAHFRKAQEQQQIGRVEFLPVNWHSSLHSTGVDVDLERITLPSINRLRHFINDTILDVFFYNSSTYCQTIVDTVASEMNRLHQLFLQRNPLFKGGVSIAGHSLGSLILFDLLTNQKAAPEQDEQGTEGSRTSSGSRGVEEVKEVLKQLELSEYCEVFEREKMDRQALFLCVQENLKEMGIPLGPRMKLLNYISSQKEMQDQGAAAAGHSREHRAPPGPPSEHDLDGRSCQYRDVGLGQVSANYPQLNYKPCIFFAFGSPIGMFLTVRGVKRIDPNYSLPTCKGFFNIFHPFDPVAYRIEPMIVPDVEFEPMLLPHHKGRKRMHLELKEGLTRMSVDLKNNLLGSLRVAWQSFTRASLPALEAASADPELEAEPGAEKQPDTKAEEPPPAAKEETPPINVGRLNGGNRIDYVLQEKPIESFNEYLFALQGHLCYWESEDTVLLVLKEIYQTQGITLDQPLPGSQ, from the exons ATGGCCACCGCGGAGCAGCCGCAGCCCCCCCGGGCCGGCGGCGAGGCAGCGGAGCCGGAGCCCGGCGGCGGGTACGAGCCTGTGGTCCCGCACTGGTTCTACTGCAGGGCGGCGGACGGCAGGGAGCGGTGGGTCCCCTTCAGCAGCCAGGACTCGGAGCGGCTGGAGGAGGCGTTCGGCGCAG GGGGAGCCCAAGCAGAGGTGGTGGTGCCCACCTCGGGGGGTAGGTACGACGTGCGGCTGCAGCAGCGGCAGCGGGTGGCAGTGtactgggaggaggaggtgtcGGAGGTGCGGCGCTGCACCTGGTTCTACAAGGGGGACAAGGACAATAAGTACATCCCCTACTCAGAGACCTTCAGTGAGGAGCTGGAG GAAGCTTACAGGATTGCTGTGACCTTGGATGAGTGGAAGAAGAAACTGGAGTCCCCCAGCAGGGAAATCATTATCTTGCACAACCCAAAG CTGATGGTGCACTACCAGCCAGTCGCCACCTCTGACGATTGGGGCTCCACTCCCACGGAACAAGGTCGACCTCGAACTGTGAAGAGAGGAGTGGAAAACATTGCTGCTGACATCCCCAGCG gagAGCCACTGCAGATCGACCACTTGGTGTTCGTGGTGCACGGCATCGGCCCCGCCTGCGACATTCGCTTCCGCAGCATCGTGCAGTGCG TGAATGACTTCAGGAACGTCTCCCTGAGCATGCTGCAGGCACACTTCAGGAaggcccaggagcagcagcagatcgGCAGGGTGGAGTTCCTGCCCGTGAACTGGCACAGCTCCCTCCACTCCACCGGCGTGGATGT CGACCTGGAGCGGATCACTCTGCCCAGCATCAACCGGCTGCGTCACTTCATCAACGACACCATCCTGGACGTCTTCTTCTACAACAGCTCCACCTACTGCCAGACCATCGTGGACACGGTGGCCTCGGAGATGAACCGGCTCCACCAGCTCTTCCTGCAGAGGAACCCCCTCTTCAAAGGGGGGGTCTCCATCGCGGGGCACAGCCTGG GCTCCTTGATTCTGTTTGATCTCCTGACAAACCAGAAAGCTGCTCCTGAGCAGGacgagcagggcacagag GGCTCCAGGACAagctcaggcagcagaggtgtggAGGAAGTCAAAGAAGTGctgaagcagctggagctgtctgAGTACTGCGAGGTGTTCGAGAGGGAGAAGATGGACAGGCAGGCACTG TTCTTGTGCGTGCAGGAAAACCTGAAAGAAATGGGAATTCCCTTAGGACCAAGAATGAAGCTGCTCAACTACATCAGCTCCCAGAAGGAGATGCAG GACCagggtgcagcagctgctgggcacagcagggagcacagagcccctcctggaccCCCATCAGAGCACGACCTGGATGGCAGAAGCTGCCAGTACCGCGACGTCGGCTTAGGGCAG GTCTCAGCCAACTACCCCCAGCTGAACTACAAGCCCTGCATCTTCTTCGCCTTCGGCTCTCCCATCGGCATGTTCCTGACGGTGCGGGGGGTGAAGCGAATCGACCCCAACTACAGCCTGCCCACCTGCAAGGGCTTCTTCAACATCTTCCACCCC tTTGACCCAGTGGCCTACAGGATTGAGCCCATGATCGTCCCCGATGTGGAGTTCGAGCCCATGCTGCTGCCTCACCACAAGGGCAGGAAGAGGATGCACCTAG AGCTGAAGGAAGGGCTGACCCGCATGAGCGTGGACCTGAAGAACAACCTGCTGGGGTCGCTGCGGGTGGCCTGGCAGTCCTTCACCCGCGCCTCgctgccagctctggaggcAGCCAGCGCCGACCccgagctggaggcagagcctggtgcagagaagcagccag ACACAAAGGCAGAGGAGCCCCCCCCGGCAGCCAAGGAAGAGACTCCTCCCATCAACGTGGGGAGGCTGAACGGGGGGAACCGCATCGACTACGTGCTGCAGGAGAAGCCGATCGAGAGCTTCAACGAGTACCTCTTTGCCCTGCAAGGACACCTCTGCTACTG ggagtcAGAAGACACAGTTCTGCTGGTTCTGAAGGAGATCTACCAGACACAAGGCATTACACTGGATCAGCCTTTGCCAGGAAGCCAGTGA